In Neomonachus schauinslandi unplaced genomic scaffold, ASM220157v2 HiC_scaffold_1252, whole genome shotgun sequence, the following are encoded in one genomic region:
- the LOC123323828 gene encoding obscurin-like, with amino-acid sequence SLPSLCAQVGVPTVPPGKPQEHQEQPAAVCPPPGDLSDPSMDKAAVKIQAAFKGYKVRKEMKQQEGPVFSHTFGDTEAQVGDVLRLECVVSSKVDVRARWLKDGMELTDGRHHHIDQLADGTCSLLVTGLGRADAGRYTCQVSSKFGHVAHSACVVVSGTESEAESSSGGELDEAFRRAARQLHRLFRTKSPAEVSDEEIFLSADEGSAQPEEPGDWQTYHEDEHFVCIRFESLAESHRAATCFREMFGTMGIRVDISLSEQGPRGVEMRISKVGPAPAAPQEMVPRPLTAEAAPVFLTGLQDQEVQDGYPMSFDCVVTGQPMPTVCWFKDGRMLEEDDHYMISEDQQGGHQLIITAVVPADMGVYRCMAENSVGVSSTKAELRVDLTSTDYETAADATETSSYFSAQGYLSSREQEGMESTSEEGQLPQVVEELKDLQVAPGTRLAKFQLKVKGYPAPRLYWFKDGQPLTASEHIRVADRKTLHTLEVLSVTSEDAGQYSAYISNAMGAAYSSARLLVRGPKDPEEKPASDAHQQLVPPRFLERFASKKVKKGSSITFSVKVE; translated from the exons tttccctaccttcCCTGTGTGCACAGGTTGGGGTCCCCACGGTCCCACCTGGGAAGCCACAGGAGCATCAGGAGCAGCCAGCTGCCGTTTGCCCACCACCAGGAGACCTGAGTGACCCGTCCATGGACAAGGCAGCTGTGAAGATCCAGGCTGCCTTCAAGGGTTACAAGGTCCGCAAGGAGATGAAGCAGCAGGAGGGACCTGTGTTCTCCCACACATTTGGGGATACTGAGGCACAGGTGGGGGATGTCCTGCGTCTGGAGTGTGTGGTGTCCAGCAAGGTGGATGTGCGTGCTCGCTGGCTGAAGGATGGCATGGAGCTGACGGACGGCCGGCACCACCACATCGACCAGCTCGCGGACGGCACCTGCTCCCTGCTGGTCACGGGCCTGGGCCGGGCTGACGCTGGCCGCTACACCTGTCAGGTGAGCAGCAAGTTTGGCCATGTGGCCCACAGCGCTTGTGTGGTGGTCAGCGGGACTGAGAGCGAGGCAGAGAGCTCCTCAGGGGGTGAGCTGGACGAAGCCTTTCGCCGGGCGGCCCGGCAGCTGCACCGTCTCTTCCGCACCAAGAGCCCGGCTGAGGTTTCAGACGAAGAGATCTTCCTCAGTGCAGATGAGGGCTCAGCACAGCCTGAGGAGCCTGGGGACTGGCAGACGTACCACGAAGATGAGCACTTCGTCTGCATCCGCTTCGAGTCGCTTGCCGAGTCCCACCGTGCGGCCACCTGCTTCCGGGAGATGTTTGGCACCATGGGCATCAGGGTGGACATCAGCCTGTCGGAGCAGGGGCCCCGGGGGGTGGAGATGCGCATCAGCAAGGTGGGTCCCGCCCCTGCCGCGCCTCAGGAGATGGTGCCCCGCCCGCTGACTGCAGAGGCCG ccccagtgTTCCTGACTGGGCTGCAGGATCAGGAGGTGCAGGACGGCTACCCCATGAGCTTTGACTGCGTGGTGACAGGCCAGCCCATGCCCACCGTGTGCTGGTTCAAGGATGGAAGGATGCTGGAGGAGGATGACCACTATATGATCAGTGAGGACCAGCAGGGCGGCCACCAGCTCATCATCACAGCCGTGGTGCCCGCAGACATGGGCGTCTACCGCTGCATGGCTGAGAACAGCGTGGGCGTGTCCTCCACGAAGGCGGAGCTCCGCGTGGACC TGACCAGCACAGACTATGAAACTGCAGCTGATGCCACGGAGACCTCCTCCTACTTCAGCGCCCAAGGCTACCTGTCCAG CCGGGAGCAAGAGGGCATGGAATCTACCTCAGAGGAGGGTCAGCTGCCCCAGGTGGTGGAGGAACTCAAGGACCTCCAGGTGGCCCCCGGCACACGCCTAGCCAAGTTCCAGCTCAAGGTGAAAG GCTACCCAGCACCCCGACTGTACTGGTTCAAAGACGGGCAGCCCCTGACGGCTTCTGAGCACATCCGCGTGGCTGACAGGAAGACGCTTCACACCCTGGAGGTCCTGTCGGTCACCAGTGAGGACGCCGGCCAGTACTCAGCCTACATCAGCAACGCCATGGGCGCCGCCTACTCGTCCGCCCGGCTGCTGGTCCGGG